From Streptomyces sp. 6-11-2, one genomic window encodes:
- a CDS encoding SpoIIE family protein phosphatase, protein MAALAKVVARQRAELDRLQDQAAASAVLERAKGALMALTGCAAEAAYEELLARSKAANRTLMEECWITLGALRSRPDHAGAEPATPSPAPAGTAPSSARPAPSDAGPAAAETGTDVPDGSGGSDVLAVLGRALVRVSTPRDLARCLLDHLAVPVGAAAVMIYRRLPAGGLELIGHAGIDDVFADLWRHVPPVSGVAARHALDTREELWLEDLAEDSKRYLPIGGPAGPWLTRAWLPVLNGDAADAVIGVLRDRPGPFLPDVRALLRGATRLCAGRLRAFTAWPERAVTGAADAAEAVVHALFDALPGTTLLLTPLRSPSGEVEDYRIDAATARTVDTVGRGGRELVGRRLLECWPAAAREPLWQGWLDTLTGGEPYEGEPFARQELVAGGQELSTYSVRAARLGDGLVVTWLRHESSDRQEQRLADIQRLGHLGWATWNLVSREAVWSYQVYELCGRDPGDGPVRLAELPELALPEDAPGLARVVRELLTEGKPFDVPFRIRTAAGVRHLRLVAEAVPDAEGTPVQVHGFVQDLTAQRSAELALVESERAILAQHGILQAERTLAGRLQHALLPLPRRPVRLAGLRVDVVYLPAQSGIHVGGDWFSAIELPGGDALFVIGDVAGHGIDAVATMAQLRFTAKGMIFTGSALTDALLGLNTLLLHSRDTRRTATMVLARYKPAERRLLWVQAGHPPPLLLRRGEPRYLDRPRGVLLGATGTPVYEEAECRLEPGDRLLLYTDGLVERPGEGIQEGLERLAAAAATGRGGPAGALGPLLASMLEGERRDDVCVLDLRVPTQPV, encoded by the coding sequence ATGGCGGCGCTGGCCAAGGTGGTGGCGAGACAGCGGGCCGAGCTCGACCGGCTCCAGGACCAGGCGGCGGCCTCGGCCGTACTGGAGCGGGCCAAGGGAGCGCTGATGGCGCTGACCGGCTGCGCCGCGGAGGCCGCGTACGAGGAGCTGCTGGCGCGGTCCAAGGCCGCGAACCGCACGCTCATGGAGGAGTGCTGGATCACGCTCGGCGCCCTTCGGTCCCGGCCGGACCACGCCGGCGCCGAGCCGGCCACCCCGTCCCCCGCACCCGCGGGCACCGCGCCCTCCTCCGCACGGCCCGCACCCTCCGACGCGGGGCCGGCAGCCGCCGAGACCGGGACGGACGTCCCCGACGGAAGCGGCGGCTCGGACGTGCTCGCCGTACTCGGCCGGGCCCTGGTCCGTGTCAGCACCCCGCGGGACCTCGCCCGGTGTCTGCTGGACCATCTCGCCGTGCCCGTGGGGGCCGCCGCGGTGATGATCTACCGGCGGCTGCCCGCCGGAGGGCTGGAGCTGATCGGCCACGCCGGCATCGACGACGTGTTCGCCGACCTGTGGCGGCACGTGCCCCCGGTCAGCGGGGTGGCCGCGCGCCACGCCCTCGACACCCGCGAGGAACTGTGGCTGGAGGACCTCGCCGAGGACAGCAAGCGGTACCTGCCGATCGGGGGCCCGGCCGGACCGTGGCTCACCCGCGCCTGGCTGCCCGTGCTCAACGGGGACGCGGCGGACGCCGTCATCGGTGTGCTGCGCGACCGCCCTGGCCCGTTCCTCCCGGACGTCCGGGCGCTGTTGCGCGGGGCGACCCGGCTGTGCGCGGGCCGGCTGCGCGCCTTCACCGCCTGGCCGGAGCGCGCCGTGACGGGCGCCGCGGACGCGGCCGAGGCTGTGGTCCACGCCCTGTTCGACGCGCTGCCCGGCACCACGCTGCTGCTCACCCCGCTGCGGTCACCGTCGGGCGAGGTCGAGGACTACCGCATAGACGCCGCGACGGCGCGGACCGTCGACACGGTCGGCCGCGGCGGACGCGAACTGGTCGGCCGGCGGCTCCTCGAGTGCTGGCCGGCCGCCGCCCGGGAGCCGCTGTGGCAGGGCTGGCTGGACACACTGACCGGCGGGGAGCCCTACGAGGGCGAGCCGTTCGCGCGGCAGGAACTGGTGGCGGGCGGGCAGGAGTTGTCCACGTACTCGGTGCGGGCCGCCCGCCTGGGCGACGGTCTGGTGGTCACCTGGCTGCGGCACGAGTCCTCCGACCGGCAGGAGCAGCGCCTGGCGGACATCCAGCGGCTGGGTCATCTCGGCTGGGCCACCTGGAACCTGGTCAGCCGGGAGGCGGTCTGGTCGTACCAGGTCTACGAGTTGTGCGGCCGCGACCCCGGCGACGGACCGGTCCGCCTGGCCGAACTGCCGGAGCTCGCCCTGCCCGAGGACGCACCCGGGCTGGCCCGGGTGGTGCGCGAACTGCTCACCGAGGGCAAGCCGTTCGACGTGCCGTTCCGGATCAGGACGGCGGCCGGGGTGCGGCATCTGCGGCTCGTCGCCGAGGCCGTCCCGGACGCCGAGGGCACACCGGTCCAGGTGCACGGCTTCGTACAGGACCTCACCGCGCAGCGCAGCGCCGAACTCGCCCTCGTCGAGAGCGAGCGGGCGATCCTGGCGCAGCACGGGATCCTCCAGGCCGAGCGGACGCTGGCGGGCCGGCTCCAGCACGCGCTGCTGCCGCTGCCGCGGCGGCCCGTACGGCTGGCCGGGCTGCGGGTCGACGTGGTCTATCTGCCCGCGCAGTCCGGGATCCACGTCGGCGGTGACTGGTTCAGCGCGATCGAACTGCCGGGCGGCGACGCGCTGTTCGTGATCGGCGACGTCGCCGGGCACGGCATCGACGCGGTGGCCACCATGGCCCAGCTCCGTTTCACGGCCAAGGGCATGATCTTCACCGGTTCGGCGCTGACGGACGCGCTCCTCGGGCTGAACACCCTGCTGCTCCACTCCCGGGACACCCGTCGCACGGCCACCATGGTGCTGGCCCGCTACAAGCCGGCCGAGCGCCGTCTGCTGTGGGTCCAGGCGGGACACCCTCCGCCGCTGCTGCTGCGCCGGGGCGAGCCCCGCTACCTCGACCGTCCGCGCGGTGTCCTGCTCGGGGCGACCGGAACCCCGGTGTACGAGGAGGCGGAGTGCCGGCTGGAGCCGGGAGACCGGCTGCTGCTGTACACCGACGGCCTGGTCGAGCGGCCCGGGGAGGGCATCCAGGAGGGCCTGGAGCGACTCGCCGCGGCGGCCGCGACCGGCCGCGGCGGTCCGGCCGGTGCGCTGGGGCCGCTGCTGGCCTCGATGCTGGAGGGCGAACGCCGCGACGACGTCTGCGTCCTGGACCTCCGGGTGCCCACGCAGCCGGTGTAG
- a CDS encoding M56 family metallopeptidase, with protein MTVDVYTPLALSALLAAISPAVGRRVAPALAARVLTAAAAVTAAATVWSLVLLAATLLNDAPPVLAEAREAGYAVPDPVPEAIGIAACPALALIAHRLWRAVRAEYATRRRLRRLCEGQPGDTELIVAASPVPRAFAIPGSPGRILVTAAMLGALEPVERRVLLAHERAHLAHRHALLVTAATLAFAANPLLGPVRDQVAFLVERWADERAAAAVGDRTTTARALARAALTAGRAEPSCALGFTDRAVTRRIAALQSAPPPHLRSVAVAVLALGALPALGAADATGDLLGLLVHIVP; from the coding sequence CGGGTGGCCCCCGCCCTGGCCGCGCGCGTGCTGACCGCCGCCGCCGCGGTGACGGCCGCCGCCACCGTGTGGTCCCTCGTGCTGCTGGCCGCCACCCTCCTCAACGACGCCCCGCCGGTCCTCGCCGAGGCCAGGGAGGCCGGATACGCGGTCCCGGACCCGGTGCCCGAGGCGATCGGGATCGCCGCCTGCCCGGCCCTCGCGCTGATCGCCCACCGGCTGTGGCGGGCCGTCCGCGCCGAGTACGCCACGCGCCGCAGGCTGCGGCGGCTGTGCGAGGGGCAGCCGGGGGACACCGAACTCATCGTCGCCGCATCGCCCGTGCCGCGGGCGTTCGCCATTCCCGGCTCACCGGGCCGGATCCTGGTCACCGCGGCGATGCTCGGCGCGCTGGAGCCGGTCGAGCGCCGGGTGCTGCTCGCCCACGAACGCGCCCATCTGGCGCACCGGCACGCGCTGCTGGTGACGGCGGCCACGCTGGCCTTCGCGGCCAACCCGCTGCTCGGGCCGGTGCGCGACCAGGTGGCCTTCCTCGTCGAACGCTGGGCGGACGAACGGGCCGCCGCGGCGGTCGGCGACCGCACCACCACCGCCCGCGCGCTCGCCCGCGCGGCGCTCACGGCCGGGCGGGCGGAGCCTTCGTGCGCGCTGGGCTTCACCGATCGCGCTGTCACCCGCCGGATCGCGGCGCTCCAGTCCGCCCCGCCGCCGCATCTGCGCTCGGTCGCGGTGGCCGTCCTCGCCCTCGGTGCGCTGCCCGCCCTGGGCGCCGCCGACGCCACGGGCGACCTGCTGGGCCTGCTGGTGCACATCGTCCCGTAG
- a CDS encoding peptidoglycan-binding protein, translating into MSTPPGHGQPHDGAPLEPVRVIRPRRTDALAELMREFREYQRDTGGEHPPGPPDGSVEDAATEELPTAPAGSPTPRGSASWGSTPRGSTPWGPAPRGPAPRRAPVLEQDAAGRSLRGAAVAVAVASAALLGFGCALLLPARGEAAGAAAAPPRPSASAAATPTRAATPIATATGTAPADPDGAGTLREGDSGPDVTELQERLLRVPDVYRDGSADGRYDGELRAAVARFQLWYGISGDEAGVYGDDTRRALESRTTVDGG; encoded by the coding sequence GTGTCGACACCGCCCGGACACGGACAGCCGCACGACGGGGCGCCCCTGGAGCCGGTACGCGTCATCCGGCCCAGACGGACCGACGCCCTCGCCGAGCTCATGCGGGAGTTCAGGGAGTACCAGCGGGACACCGGCGGCGAGCACCCGCCGGGGCCGCCCGACGGATCCGTCGAGGACGCGGCGACCGAGGAACTCCCGACCGCACCGGCCGGGAGCCCCACACCTCGGGGCTCCGCATCCTGGGGCTCCACACCTCGGGGCTCCACACCCTGGGGTCCCGCACCTCGGGGTCCCGCACCCCGCCGGGCCCCGGTCCTGGAGCAGGACGCGGCGGGGCGCTCACTGCGCGGGGCCGCCGTCGCGGTCGCCGTGGCCTCGGCCGCGCTGCTCGGTTTCGGCTGCGCCCTCCTGCTGCCCGCCCGGGGCGAGGCCGCCGGCGCGGCGGCGGCCCCACCGCGACCGTCCGCGAGCGCCGCCGCCACGCCCACCCGGGCCGCGACCCCCATCGCCACCGCCACCGGCACCGCGCCGGCCGATCCGGACGGCGCCGGCACCCTGCGCGAGGGCGACAGCGGCCCGGACGTCACCGAACTGCAAGAACGCCTCCTGCGCGTTCCGGACGTCTACCGCGACGGCTCCGCCGACGGCCGCTACGACGGCGAACTGAGGGCGGCCGTCGCCCGCTTCCAGCTCTGGTACGGCATCAGCGGCGACGAGGCCGGCGTCTACGGCGACGACACCCGCCGCGCGCTGGAGTCCCGTACGACGGTCGACGGCGGATGA
- a CDS encoding beta-phosphoglucomutase family hydrolase produces the protein MTQLGLPEDITVCLFDLDGVVTKTAVVHAAAWKETFDAFLREREGAGFRPFDQVADYDEYVDGRPRADGVRTFLASRGIELPEGSPDDPPDAPTVNGVGNRKNELLLEKIRTEGVEAYEGTLRYILAVRTEGLRTAIVSSSANTRDVLHSIDAERLFDVRIDGVVARERALPGKPRPDTFLAAARDLGVDAGRAAVFEDALAGMEAGRSGRFGYVVGVDRVGQRDALYAHGADVVVKDLAELLGGGGGTE, from the coding sequence ATGACACAGCTCGGTCTGCCCGAAGACATCACCGTCTGCCTCTTCGACCTCGACGGGGTGGTCACCAAGACGGCCGTGGTCCACGCGGCCGCCTGGAAGGAGACGTTCGACGCCTTCCTGCGTGAGCGGGAGGGCGCCGGCTTCCGGCCCTTCGACCAGGTCGCCGACTACGACGAGTACGTCGACGGCCGCCCCCGCGCCGACGGGGTGCGCACCTTCCTCGCCTCTCGCGGCATCGAACTGCCCGAGGGAAGCCCCGACGACCCGCCGGACGCCCCGACGGTCAACGGGGTCGGCAACCGCAAGAACGAACTCCTCCTGGAGAAAATCCGTACCGAGGGTGTGGAGGCGTACGAGGGCACCCTGCGCTACATCCTGGCCGTCCGGACCGAGGGCCTGCGGACCGCGATCGTCTCGTCCAGCGCCAACACCCGGGACGTCCTGCACTCCATCGACGCCGAACGTCTCTTCGACGTCCGCATCGACGGAGTGGTCGCCCGCGAACGCGCTCTGCCCGGCAAACCCCGGCCCGACACCTTCCTGGCCGCCGCCCGCGACCTCGGCGTCGACGCCGGGCGGGCCGCCGTCTTCGAGGACGCGCTGGCCGGCATGGAGGCGGGCCGCTCGGGCCGCTTCGGATACGTCGTCGGCGTCGACCGCGTGGGCCAGCGCGACGCGCTCTACGCGCACGGCGCCGACGTGGTCGTCAAGGACCTCGCCGAACTTCTCGGCGGGGGAGGAGGAACCGAGTGA
- a CDS encoding nucleoside/nucleotide kinase family protein: MPPAFDDLLARARALPRAGHRAILGVAGSPGAGKSTLAEHLVRALNGDGDGEPWVAHVPMDGFHLADVELDRLGRRDRKGAPDTFDAAGYAALLRRLREEPDETVYAPGFDRVLEQPVAGTVPVPPSARLVVTEGNYLLLDTGLWARVRPRLDEVWFCELDEPERVRRLVARHEEFGKSHQEAVAWVLGTDQRNADLVAATRSRADLIVPRSALPPRTRAA; encoded by the coding sequence GTGCCGCCGGCCTTCGACGACCTCCTCGCCCGCGCCCGAGCCCTCCCCCGTGCCGGACACCGGGCGATCCTCGGTGTCGCGGGCAGCCCGGGCGCGGGCAAGTCGACCCTGGCCGAGCACCTGGTGCGGGCACTGAACGGGGACGGGGACGGGGAGCCATGGGTGGCGCACGTCCCGATGGACGGCTTCCACCTCGCCGACGTCGAACTCGACCGGCTCGGCCGCCGGGACCGCAAGGGGGCTCCGGACACCTTCGACGCGGCGGGGTACGCGGCGCTGCTGCGCCGGCTGCGCGAGGAGCCGGACGAGACGGTGTACGCGCCCGGCTTCGACCGCGTCCTGGAGCAGCCCGTCGCCGGCACCGTCCCGGTACCGCCGTCGGCCCGGCTGGTGGTGACGGAGGGCAACTACCTGCTGCTGGACACCGGACTCTGGGCGCGGGTGCGGCCCCGGCTGGACGAGGTCTGGTTCTGCGAACTCGACGAGCCGGAGCGCGTGCGCCGCCTGGTCGCCCGCCACGAGGAGTTCGGCAAGTCGCACCAGGAGGCGGTGGCCTGGGTCCTGGGCACCGACCAGCGCAACGCGGACCTGGTCGCGGCGACCCGGTCCCGCGCGGACCTGATCGTGCCGCGGTCGGCCCTGCCGCCCCGCACCCGCGCGGCCTGA
- a CDS encoding MurR/RpiR family transcriptional regulator: protein MPSPQQARAQASAITSGKTVPRAEAAPASQLRTIFDGPHLSPGQRRIAQYLIENITEAAFMSITELADRVGVSQPSVTRFAAAVGFSGYPALRERLQSIALRTLAGGPDTAVQDRSNELQAAVDAEIGNLENLRRDFADPGLVIDTGRELSRSTPLTVLGLRISGSLAEYFAYAARRIHPDVRLVTRGGSVAYDALLQAREAGGTWVLAFSMPRHAHETLAAVRVARGAGLKVAVITDLALGPVADEADVTFATGTGSRLVFDSYAAPGVMCAALLQAMTDADPERTHARLEEYEQIADQHHFFLRD from the coding sequence GTGCCATCGCCGCAGCAGGCACGCGCACAGGCGTCAGCGATCACCTCGGGAAAGACGGTTCCACGGGCGGAGGCCGCCCCCGCGTCCCAGCTCAGAACGATCTTCGACGGGCCCCATCTGTCTCCCGGGCAGCGCCGCATCGCCCAGTACCTGATCGAGAACATCACCGAGGCGGCGTTCATGTCGATCACGGAGCTCGCCGACCGGGTCGGCGTCAGCCAGCCGTCGGTGACGCGGTTCGCCGCGGCGGTCGGCTTCAGCGGTTACCCGGCGCTGCGCGAGAGGCTCCAGTCCATCGCGCTGCGGACGCTGGCGGGCGGGCCGGACACGGCCGTGCAGGACCGGAGCAACGAGCTCCAGGCGGCCGTCGACGCGGAGATCGGGAACCTGGAGAACCTGCGCCGGGACTTCGCCGACCCCGGCCTCGTGATCGACACCGGCCGCGAGTTGTCGCGCTCGACCCCGCTGACCGTGCTCGGCCTGCGCATCTCGGGGTCGCTCGCCGAGTACTTCGCCTACGCGGCGCGGCGTATCCATCCGGACGTGCGGCTGGTGACCCGCGGCGGCAGCGTCGCCTACGACGCGCTGCTGCAGGCCCGGGAGGCCGGCGGTACCTGGGTGCTGGCCTTCTCCATGCCCCGGCACGCCCACGAGACCCTGGCCGCCGTCCGTGTCGCCCGCGGCGCCGGGCTCAAGGTGGCCGTGATCACCGACCTGGCGCTCGGGCCGGTGGCCGACGAGGCCGACGTCACCTTCGCCACCGGGACCGGGTCCCGCCTGGTCTTCGACTCCTACGCCGCGCCCGGCGTGATGTGCGCGGCCCTGCTCCAGGCCATGACAGACGCCGACCCGGAGCGGACCCACGCCCGGCTGGAGGAGTACGAGCAGATCGCCGACCAGCACCACTTCTTCCTCCGGGACTGA
- a CDS encoding Zn-ribbon domain-containing OB-fold protein, which translates to MYHHSGNTVLAAAGSTTGLLEPAAHDSRALYFQRCTWCGTAVYHRLLCPVCRGSDLRTERSAGTGTVRHSTVVNRNSPAARNVSLIELSEGFVVRGRVMGPPIGIHGGDRVRLSTAKDPVRGEPVFQLVDEPYGAWS; encoded by the coding sequence GTGTACCACCACTCAGGAAACACCGTTCTTGCGGCAGCCGGCTCCACGACCGGCCTTCTCGAGCCCGCGGCCCACGACTCGCGGGCCCTGTACTTCCAGCGCTGCACCTGGTGCGGGACGGCCGTGTACCACCGGCTGCTGTGCCCGGTGTGCCGGGGCAGCGACCTGCGCACCGAGCGCAGCGCGGGTACGGGCACGGTCCGCCACTCCACGGTGGTGAACCGCAACTCCCCCGCCGCGCGCAATGTGTCGCTGATCGAGCTGAGCGAGGGCTTCGTCGTACGGGGACGGGTCATGGGGCCGCCCATCGGCATCCACGGCGGCGACCGGGTCCGGCTGTCCACGGCGAAGGACCCGGTGCGCGGCGAGCCGGTCTTCCAGCTGGTCGACGAGCCGTACGGCGCCTGGAGCTGA
- a CDS encoding TetR family transcriptional regulator: MSSSSAASRRGEKARTAAGRTPMREALVAAAFRLFLERGYEQTTVDDIVALAGVGRRSFFRYFPSKEDVVFPDHERYLADMTAFLAAGGEEDEPVRRACDAARLVLRMYAENPAFSVQRYRITKRVPGLRAYELSVVWRYERALAGYLRTRFAQRRDGTLRADVIAAAVVAAHNNALRSWLRSDGRGDAAAAVDHALNHVQAAFCDPAAPRAERRPGAAQEDVVVVVARRGAPLWRVVREVETALAEGRQPPD, encoded by the coding sequence ATGAGCTCCAGCAGCGCCGCGTCCCGCCGCGGTGAGAAGGCGCGGACGGCGGCCGGGCGGACGCCCATGCGCGAGGCCCTCGTGGCGGCGGCGTTCCGGCTGTTCCTGGAGCGCGGCTACGAACAGACCACCGTCGACGACATCGTGGCGCTCGCCGGGGTCGGACGGCGGTCGTTCTTCCGCTACTTCCCCTCCAAGGAGGACGTGGTCTTCCCCGACCACGAGCGGTACCTGGCCGACATGACGGCCTTCCTCGCCGCCGGCGGCGAGGAGGACGAACCCGTGCGGCGGGCCTGCGACGCGGCCCGCCTGGTGCTGCGGATGTACGCGGAGAACCCGGCGTTCTCCGTCCAGCGCTACCGGATCACCAAGCGCGTACCGGGGCTGCGGGCGTACGAGTTGTCGGTGGTGTGGCGCTACGAGCGCGCGCTCGCCGGGTATCTGCGGACCCGCTTCGCGCAGCGGCGCGACGGGACGCTGCGGGCGGACGTGATCGCGGCGGCGGTGGTCGCGGCGCACAACAACGCCCTGCGCTCGTGGCTGCGTTCGGACGGACGGGGCGACGCGGCTGCGGCGGTGGACCACGCGCTGAACCATGTGCAGGCCGCCTTCTGCGACCCGGCCGCCCCCCGCGCCGAACGGCGGCCCGGGGCGGCACAGGAGGACGTGGTCGTCGTGGTCGCGCGGCGCGGAGCGCCCCTGTGGCGGGTGGTGCGGGAGGTCGAGACGGCGCTCGCGGAGGGCCGGCAGCCCCCGGACTGA
- a CDS encoding glycoside hydrolase family 65 protein — protein MITHRSYAVEPWSVRETELSLDVLAQSESVFALSNGHIGWRGNLDEGEPHGLPGSYLNGVYEVHPLPYAEAGYGYPESGQTVINITNGKVLRLLVDDEPFDLRYGRLVSHERTVDLRRGVMERTCEWISPAGTTVRVRSTRLVSLTQRSIAAVAYEVEPVGSQARVVIQSELVANEQMPQSDGDPRAAMALESPLEPEDDFASGKRLRLVHRTRNSGLRVAVAADHVISGPEHTTTDSESHPHLARLTVASVLEPGQRLRVEKFVAHGWSGARSLPAMSDQVDAALAAAAHGGWTGLVDEQRAYLDDFWSCADVEVDGDEEIQQAVRFALFHVLQAGARAEERAIAAKGLTGSGYDGHAFWDTEMFVLPVLTYTSPDAVTEALRWRQNTLPAARERAAQLGLRGAAFPWRTIEGQEGSAYWPAGTAAFHVNAAIAHAVVRYVATTGDEDFERDTGVELLVETARLWRSLGHHDHHGTFHIDGVTGPDEYSAIADDNTYTNLMARANLLAAADVVERHPKEAERLGADDEESATWRDAAEAMNIPYNAELGVHEQHAGFTRYQRWDFAGTRADQYPLLLHFPYFDLYRKQVIKQADLVLAMYTCGSEFDEEHIARNFAYYEPLTVRDSSLSACVQAVIAAQAGHLRLAYDYAAEAALMDLEDLEHNTRDGLHIASLAGTWQALVVGFGGTRRTGEELWFSPRLPEKFSRLAFTLQFRGRRLRVEVTQQSVTYSLLDGPTMTIRHHGAPVTLRPGAATARPVPPPKHLTAPEQPPHRKPNAR, from the coding sequence GTGATCACCCACCGTTCGTACGCCGTCGAGCCGTGGTCCGTACGCGAGACGGAACTCAGCCTCGACGTCCTCGCCCAGAGCGAGTCCGTCTTCGCGCTGTCCAACGGGCACATCGGCTGGCGCGGCAACCTCGACGAGGGCGAACCGCACGGACTGCCCGGCTCCTACCTCAACGGCGTGTACGAGGTGCACCCGCTGCCGTACGCGGAGGCCGGCTACGGCTACCCCGAGTCGGGCCAGACGGTCATCAACATCACCAACGGCAAGGTGCTGCGGCTGCTCGTCGACGACGAGCCGTTCGACCTGCGCTACGGCCGGCTGGTCTCCCACGAGCGCACCGTCGACCTGCGCCGCGGGGTGATGGAGCGGACCTGCGAGTGGATCTCCCCGGCCGGCACGACGGTCCGGGTGCGCTCCACCCGCCTGGTCTCCCTCACCCAGCGGTCGATCGCCGCGGTCGCCTACGAGGTGGAGCCCGTCGGCTCCCAGGCGCGCGTGGTCATCCAGTCGGAGCTGGTGGCCAACGAGCAGATGCCCCAGTCCGACGGCGACCCCCGGGCGGCGATGGCCCTGGAGTCCCCGCTGGAGCCGGAGGACGACTTCGCGTCCGGCAAACGGCTGCGGCTGGTCCACCGCACCCGGAACAGCGGACTGCGGGTGGCCGTGGCCGCCGACCACGTGATCTCCGGACCCGAGCACACCACGACCGACAGCGAGAGCCATCCCCACCTGGCCCGGCTGACGGTCGCCTCCGTCCTCGAACCGGGACAGCGGCTGAGGGTGGAGAAGTTCGTCGCGCACGGCTGGTCCGGCGCCCGCTCCCTGCCCGCGATGAGCGACCAGGTCGACGCGGCCCTGGCGGCCGCCGCGCACGGCGGCTGGACCGGCCTGGTCGATGAACAGCGGGCGTACCTCGACGACTTCTGGTCCTGTGCCGACGTCGAGGTGGACGGCGACGAGGAGATCCAGCAGGCCGTGCGCTTCGCCCTCTTCCACGTCCTCCAGGCCGGCGCCCGCGCCGAGGAACGGGCGATCGCGGCCAAGGGGCTGACCGGCTCCGGCTACGACGGGCACGCCTTCTGGGACACCGAGATGTTCGTGCTCCCCGTGCTGACCTACACCTCGCCCGACGCCGTGACCGAGGCGCTGCGCTGGCGGCAGAACACCCTGCCCGCCGCCCGGGAGCGCGCCGCCCAACTGGGCCTGCGCGGCGCCGCCTTCCCCTGGCGGACCATCGAGGGCCAGGAGGGTTCGGCGTACTGGCCCGCCGGCACCGCCGCCTTCCACGTGAACGCCGCCATCGCGCACGCCGTGGTGCGCTACGTCGCGACGACGGGCGACGAGGACTTCGAACGCGACACCGGAGTGGAACTGCTGGTGGAGACGGCCCGGCTGTGGCGCTCGCTGGGCCACCACGACCACCACGGCACCTTCCACATCGACGGCGTCACCGGCCCCGACGAGTACAGCGCGATCGCCGACGACAACACGTACACCAATCTGATGGCCCGGGCGAACCTGCTGGCCGCGGCCGACGTCGTCGAACGCCATCCGAAGGAGGCGGAGCGGCTCGGCGCCGACGACGAGGAGAGCGCCACCTGGCGGGACGCGGCCGAGGCGATGAACATCCCGTACAACGCCGAGCTGGGCGTGCACGAGCAGCATGCCGGGTTCACCCGCTACCAGCGCTGGGACTTCGCCGGCACCCGCGCCGACCAGTACCCGCTGCTGCTGCACTTCCCCTACTTCGACCTGTACCGCAAGCAGGTGATCAAGCAGGCCGACCTGGTGCTGGCGATGTACACCTGCGGCAGCGAGTTCGACGAGGAGCACATCGCCCGCAACTTCGCCTACTACGAGCCGCTGACCGTACGGGACTCCTCACTGTCGGCCTGCGTGCAGGCCGTCATCGCCGCCCAGGCGGGCCATCTGCGCCTGGCCTACGACTACGCGGCCGAGGCCGCCCTCATGGACCTGGAGGACCTGGAGCACAACACCCGCGACGGGCTGCACATCGCCTCCCTGGCCGGTACCTGGCAGGCGCTGGTGGTCGGGTTCGGCGGCACCCGCCGCACCGGTGAGGAGCTGTGGTTCTCGCCGCGGCTGCCGGAGAAGTTCAGCCGCCTCGCCTTCACACTCCAGTTCCGCGGCCGCCGGCTGCGCGTGGAGGTCACCCAGCAGAGCGTCACGTACTCGCTGCTCGACGGGCCGACCATGACGATCCGTCACCACGGTGCCCCGGTCACGCTCCGCCCGGGAGCCGCCACGGCCCGCCCGGTCCCACCGCCGAAGCACCTGACGGCCCCGGAACAGCCCCCGCACCGCAAGCCCAATGCCCGCTGA